A genomic segment from Pectinophora gossypiella chromosome 3, ilPecGoss1.1, whole genome shotgun sequence encodes:
- the LOC126381949 gene encoding inter-alpha-trypsin inhibitor heavy chain H4-like isoform X11, translating into MGTRWLGVLGCLCALVVLGHSAAVPTQDTLVVARSDEEGTTSSPVDSTTEEVTKIQGPTTEEPSPPVKLTEMTVNSEVTMRYAHTAVVTRVRNPAKRAQEATFRVLLPETAFISGFTMILDGKPYKAYVKEKEEAKQIYSQAVSHGIGAAHIAAKARDSNHFTVSVNVEPNTTAVFNLTYEELLVRRNNVYNHAINLHPGGIVPKLSVTVHIREAQKITELRVPEVRTGNEIDASEDDAQNSQAVITRGHDDREATITFSPDLDEQRRLMQIYAQKSKETQSHSHSWYPETEESQPDGILGQFVVQYDVDRPKEGEILVNDGYFVHFYAPKDLPPLNKHVVFVLDTSGSMMDRKIVQLREAMQTILGELNPGDYFNIVEFATSVKVYDLQHIEEPPKNPSYSYFSFEVKPPVLQPPSPATPENIARAKTIVSRLTANGGTNIASALNVAVDLIQKGIGWTPETTPANATSDNEAPRALPQEEKTAETTTETPKVEKPEQTELAKPDNKDDDKIKLEPIIIFLTDGDPTVGETDPARIITRLSEKNYGENKATIFSLAFGEDADRKFLRKLSLRNEGFMRHIYEAADAALQLRDFYRQVSSPLLADVHFQYPKDQVKEGSVTKNKFRAVYAGSETVVAGYLADTAVELTPRLYGICGVDDGFIRKKYEIFPKVPVARPAGEYLPLERLWAYLTIKQLLDQQDAADEPLDKEKEKDDENTPEKKALKLALKYSFVTPLTSLVVVKPNATNAVDAESVDKQDSFNPSPLLAAVPAYAFGSSSMVGGPGFAAASGLAGMPGAPQFAYSGGGDEFMPLDYYTGESLDLSTPYVPTTTYVPSAVPPVDQLAVLHLTEYPWVRSALKPDSDAIQLSLKGNDTSADIAVLDLTRDDVAPKEAEDAECARATDGAAGVCVYLTRCDAAKNITLEQYKETYCSVNKSYAGVCCPRAQVDVAKA; encoded by the exons ATGGGCACGCGCTGGTTAGGGGTACTCGGGTGCTTATGCGCCCTGGTCGTGCTGGGACATTCCGCTGCAGTGCCCACTCAGGATACTCTTGTCGTCGCCCGCTCTGATGAGGAAGGG ACCACGTCATCGCCAGTGGACTCGACAACAGAAGAAGTGACAAAGATACAAGGGCCTACTACGGAAGAGCCCAGCCCACCGGTGAAGCTGACGGAGatgacggtgaactctgaagttacGATGCGGTATGCGCATACGGCGGTCGTGACGCGCGTACGCAACCCCGCCAAGCGCGCGCAGGAAGCCACCTTCAGGGTGCTGTTGCCGGAGACAGCGTTCATCAGCGGATTTACCAT GATCCTCGACGGCAAGCCATACAAAGCCTACGTGAAGGAGAAGGAAGAAGCCAAGCAGATATACTCTCAAGCTGTGTCTCACGGCATTGGCGCAGCGCACATTGCTGCCAA AGCTCGTGACTCAAACCACTTCACAGTGTCAGTGAACGTAGAGCCCAATACGACGGCAGTGTTCAACCTGACATACGAAGAGCTCCTTGTCCGTCGTAACAACGTGTACAACCACGCCATCAACCTGCACCCGGGAGGTATAGTGCCGAAACTGTCCGTGACGGTGCATATCCGCGAGGCGCAGAAGATAACCGAGCTGAGGGTACCTGAAGTCAGGACCGGCAATGAAATCGATGCTTCTGAAGATGATGCCC AGAACTCTCAGGCCGTGATCACGCGCGGTCACGACGACCGTGAAGCCACCATCACGTTCTCACCGGACCTCGACGAGCAGCGGAGACTCATGCAGATTTATGCT CAAAAAAGCAAGGAAACCCAGTCACACAGCCACAGTTGGTACCCGGAGACGGAAGAAAGCCAGCCAGATGGTATTCTGGGACAGTTTGTGGTCCAATACGACGTCGACAGGCCTAAGGAAGGCGAAATTCTG GTCAATGACGGCTACTTCGTCCACTTCTACGCGCCCAAGGACTTGCCTCCTCTCAACAAGCACGTGGTCTTCGTACTTGATACTTCAGGTTCCATGATGGACCGCAAGATCGTGCAGCTGCGGGAGGCCATGCAGACCATCCTGGGTGAACTCAACCCTGGCGACTACTTCAACATTGTTGAGTTCGCCACCTCTGTTAAG GTATACGACCTGCAGCATATCGAGGAGCCGCCGAAGAATCCGTCATACAGCTACTTCTCGTTCGAGGTGAAGCCACCTGTGCTGCAGCCGCCCTCGCCCGCCACGCCTGAGAACATAGCGCGCGCCAAGACCATCGTCAGCAGGCTCACTGCCAATGGAG GAACCAATATCGCAAGCGCTCTCAACGTGGCAGTAGACCTGATCCAAAAGGGTATCGGCTGGACTCCAGAGACGACTCCTGCCAATGCCACCAGTGACAACGAGGCACCCAGGGCTCTGCCCCAGGAAGAGAAGACCGCTGAGACTACCACTGAGACACCCAAGGTCGAGAAGCCTGAACAAACTGAACTCGCCAAGCCTGATAACAAGGATG ATGACAAAATCAAGCTAGAGCCGATCATCATCTTCCTGACGGACGGCGACCCGACAGTCGGCGAGACCGACCCCGCGCGCATCATCACGCGCCTCTCCGAGAAGAACTACGGTGAAAACAAGGCTACCATATTTTCTTTGGCTTTCG GCGAGGACGCTGACCGCAAGTTCCTGCGCAAGTTGTCCCTGCGCAACGAGGGCTTCATGCGGCACATCTACGAGGCGGCGGACGCGGCGCTACAGCTACGAGACTTCTACCGACAGGTGTCCTCGCCGCTGCTGGCTGACGTGCACTTCCAATATCCCAAGGATCAG GTAAAAGAAGGTTCAGTGACGAAGAACAAGTTCCGTGCGGTGTACGCGGGTTCAGAGACGGTGGTGGCAGGGTACCTGGCGGACACGGCCGTCGAGCTGACGCCGCGACTGTACGGTATATGCGGCGTCGACGACGGCTTCATCAGG AAGAAGTATGAGATATTCCCCAAAGTCCCAGTAGCGCGGCCAGCCGGCGAGTACTTGCCTCTGGAGCGGCTGTGGGCGTACCTCACCATCAAGCAGCTGTTGGACCAACAAGACGCCGCCGACGAGCCGCTGGACAAGGAGAAGGAGAAAGATGACGAGAATACGCCTGAGAAGAAAGCGCTCAAGCTGGCTCTTAAG TACTCATTCGTGACGCCGCTGACGTCTCTGGTGGTGGTGAAGCCGAATGCCACCAACGCCGTCGATGCTGAGTCAGTTGACAAGCAGG aTTCGTTCAACCCAAGCCCAC TTCTTGCAGCGGTGCCAGCGTATGCGTTCGGCAGCTCGTCGATGGTGGGCGGGCCCGGGTTCGCGGCCGCGTCCGGCCTGGCCGGTATGCCCGGGGCTCCGCAGTTCGCTTACA GTGGTGGTGGCGACGAATTTATGCCGCTGGACTACTATACTG GTGAGTCGTTGGACCTGTCTACGCCGTACGTTCCAACCACGACGTACGTTCCATCCGCAGTGCCTCCCGTCGATCAGCTGGCAGTCCTACATCTCACGGAGTATCCCTGGGTCCGCAGCGCGCTCAAGCCAGACTCCGACGCCATACAGCTCTCCCTCAAAGGCAACGATACCTCGGCTGATATTGCCGTGTTGGATCTCACAAGAGATGACGTT GCGCCCAAAGAAGCGGAGGACGCGGAGTGCGCACGCGCCACCGACGGCGCGGCCGGCGTTTGTGTGTACCTGACGCGGTGCGACGCGGCCAAGAACATCACATTAGAACAGTACAAGGAAACATACTGCTCTGTCAACAAATC GTACGCCGGTGTGTGCTGTCCGCGGGCGCAGGTTGACGTGGCGAAAGCTTGA
- the LOC126381949 gene encoding inter-alpha-trypsin inhibitor heavy chain H4-like isoform X10, which translates to MGTRWLGVLGCLCALVVLGHSAAVPTQDTLVVARSDEEGTTSSPVDSTTEEVTKIQGPTTEEPSPPVKLTEMTVNSEVTMRYAHTAVVTRVRNPAKRAQEATFRVLLPETAFISGFTMILDGKPYKAYVKEKEEAKQIYSQAVSHGIGAAHIAAKARDSNHFTVSVNVEPNTTAVFNLTYEELLVRRNNVYNHAINLHPGGIVPKLSVTVHIREAQKITELRVPEVRTGNEIDASEDDAQNSQAVITRGHDDREATITFSPDLDEQRRLMQIYAQKSKETQSHSHSWYPETEESQPDGILGQFVVQYDVDRPKEGEILVNDGYFVHFYAPKDLPPLNKHVVFVLDTSGSMMDRKIVQLREAMQTILGELNPGDYFNIVEFATSVKVYDLQHIEEPPKNPSYSYFSFEVKPPVLQPPSPATPENIARAKTIVSRLTANGGTNIASALNVAVDLIQKGIGWTPETTPANATSDNEAPRALPQEEKTAETTTETPKVEKPEQTELAKPDNKDDDKIKLEPIIIFLTDGDPTVGETDPARIITRLSEKNYGENKATIFSLAFGEDADRKFLRKLSLRNEGFMRHIYEAADAALQLRDFYRQVSSPLLADVHFQYPKDQVKEGSVTKNKFRAVYAGSETVVAGYLADTAVELTPRLYGICGVDDGFIRKKYEIFPKVPVARPAGEYLPLERLWAYLTIKQLLDQQDAADEPLDKEKEKDDENTPEKKALKLALKYSFVTPLTSLVVVKPNATNAVDAESVDKQDSFNPSPPVPAYAFGSSSMVGGPGFAAASGLAGMPGAPQFAYRPAYLSDRSGGGDEFMPLDYYTGESLDLSTPYVPTTTYVPSAVPPVDQLAVLHLTEYPWVRSALKPDSDAIQLSLKGNDTSADIAVLDLTRDDVAPKEAEDAECARATDGAAGVCVYLTRCDAAKNITLEQYKETYCSVNKSYAGVCCPRAQVDVAKA; encoded by the exons ATGGGCACGCGCTGGTTAGGGGTACTCGGGTGCTTATGCGCCCTGGTCGTGCTGGGACATTCCGCTGCAGTGCCCACTCAGGATACTCTTGTCGTCGCCCGCTCTGATGAGGAAGGG ACCACGTCATCGCCAGTGGACTCGACAACAGAAGAAGTGACAAAGATACAAGGGCCTACTACGGAAGAGCCCAGCCCACCGGTGAAGCTGACGGAGatgacggtgaactctgaagttacGATGCGGTATGCGCATACGGCGGTCGTGACGCGCGTACGCAACCCCGCCAAGCGCGCGCAGGAAGCCACCTTCAGGGTGCTGTTGCCGGAGACAGCGTTCATCAGCGGATTTACCAT GATCCTCGACGGCAAGCCATACAAAGCCTACGTGAAGGAGAAGGAAGAAGCCAAGCAGATATACTCTCAAGCTGTGTCTCACGGCATTGGCGCAGCGCACATTGCTGCCAA AGCTCGTGACTCAAACCACTTCACAGTGTCAGTGAACGTAGAGCCCAATACGACGGCAGTGTTCAACCTGACATACGAAGAGCTCCTTGTCCGTCGTAACAACGTGTACAACCACGCCATCAACCTGCACCCGGGAGGTATAGTGCCGAAACTGTCCGTGACGGTGCATATCCGCGAGGCGCAGAAGATAACCGAGCTGAGGGTACCTGAAGTCAGGACCGGCAATGAAATCGATGCTTCTGAAGATGATGCCC AGAACTCTCAGGCCGTGATCACGCGCGGTCACGACGACCGTGAAGCCACCATCACGTTCTCACCGGACCTCGACGAGCAGCGGAGACTCATGCAGATTTATGCT CAAAAAAGCAAGGAAACCCAGTCACACAGCCACAGTTGGTACCCGGAGACGGAAGAAAGCCAGCCAGATGGTATTCTGGGACAGTTTGTGGTCCAATACGACGTCGACAGGCCTAAGGAAGGCGAAATTCTG GTCAATGACGGCTACTTCGTCCACTTCTACGCGCCCAAGGACTTGCCTCCTCTCAACAAGCACGTGGTCTTCGTACTTGATACTTCAGGTTCCATGATGGACCGCAAGATCGTGCAGCTGCGGGAGGCCATGCAGACCATCCTGGGTGAACTCAACCCTGGCGACTACTTCAACATTGTTGAGTTCGCCACCTCTGTTAAG GTATACGACCTGCAGCATATCGAGGAGCCGCCGAAGAATCCGTCATACAGCTACTTCTCGTTCGAGGTGAAGCCACCTGTGCTGCAGCCGCCCTCGCCCGCCACGCCTGAGAACATAGCGCGCGCCAAGACCATCGTCAGCAGGCTCACTGCCAATGGAG GAACCAATATCGCAAGCGCTCTCAACGTGGCAGTAGACCTGATCCAAAAGGGTATCGGCTGGACTCCAGAGACGACTCCTGCCAATGCCACCAGTGACAACGAGGCACCCAGGGCTCTGCCCCAGGAAGAGAAGACCGCTGAGACTACCACTGAGACACCCAAGGTCGAGAAGCCTGAACAAACTGAACTCGCCAAGCCTGATAACAAGGATG ATGACAAAATCAAGCTAGAGCCGATCATCATCTTCCTGACGGACGGCGACCCGACAGTCGGCGAGACCGACCCCGCGCGCATCATCACGCGCCTCTCCGAGAAGAACTACGGTGAAAACAAGGCTACCATATTTTCTTTGGCTTTCG GCGAGGACGCTGACCGCAAGTTCCTGCGCAAGTTGTCCCTGCGCAACGAGGGCTTCATGCGGCACATCTACGAGGCGGCGGACGCGGCGCTACAGCTACGAGACTTCTACCGACAGGTGTCCTCGCCGCTGCTGGCTGACGTGCACTTCCAATATCCCAAGGATCAG GTAAAAGAAGGTTCAGTGACGAAGAACAAGTTCCGTGCGGTGTACGCGGGTTCAGAGACGGTGGTGGCAGGGTACCTGGCGGACACGGCCGTCGAGCTGACGCCGCGACTGTACGGTATATGCGGCGTCGACGACGGCTTCATCAGG AAGAAGTATGAGATATTCCCCAAAGTCCCAGTAGCGCGGCCAGCCGGCGAGTACTTGCCTCTGGAGCGGCTGTGGGCGTACCTCACCATCAAGCAGCTGTTGGACCAACAAGACGCCGCCGACGAGCCGCTGGACAAGGAGAAGGAGAAAGATGACGAGAATACGCCTGAGAAGAAAGCGCTCAAGCTGGCTCTTAAG TACTCATTCGTGACGCCGCTGACGTCTCTGGTGGTGGTGAAGCCGAATGCCACCAACGCCGTCGATGCTGAGTCAGTTGACAAGCAGG aTTCGTTCAACCCAAGCCCAC CGGTGCCAGCGTATGCGTTCGGCAGCTCGTCGATGGTGGGCGGGCCCGGGTTCGCGGCCGCGTCCGGCCTGGCCGGTATGCCCGGGGCTCCGCAGTTCGCTTACA gGCCAGCTTACTTGTCTGATCgta GTGGTGGTGGCGACGAATTTATGCCGCTGGACTACTATACTG GTGAGTCGTTGGACCTGTCTACGCCGTACGTTCCAACCACGACGTACGTTCCATCCGCAGTGCCTCCCGTCGATCAGCTGGCAGTCCTACATCTCACGGAGTATCCCTGGGTCCGCAGCGCGCTCAAGCCAGACTCCGACGCCATACAGCTCTCCCTCAAAGGCAACGATACCTCGGCTGATATTGCCGTGTTGGATCTCACAAGAGATGACGTT GCGCCCAAAGAAGCGGAGGACGCGGAGTGCGCACGCGCCACCGACGGCGCGGCCGGCGTTTGTGTGTACCTGACGCGGTGCGACGCGGCCAAGAACATCACATTAGAACAGTACAAGGAAACATACTGCTCTGTCAACAAATC GTACGCCGGTGTGTGCTGTCCGCGGGCGCAGGTTGACGTGGCGAAAGCTTGA
- the LOC126381949 gene encoding inter-alpha-trypsin inhibitor heavy chain H4-like isoform X6, with the protein MGTRWLGVLGCLCALVVLGHSAAVPTQDTLVVARSDEEGTTSSPVDSTTEEVTKIQGPTTEEPSPPVKLTEMTVNSEVTMRYAHTAVVTRVRNPAKRAQEATFRVLLPETAFISGFTMILDGKPYKAYVKEKEEAKQIYSQAVSHGIGAAHIAAKARDSNHFTVSVNVEPNTTAVFNLTYEELLVRRNNVYNHAINLHPGGIVPKLSVTVHIREAQKITELRVPEVRTGNEIDASEDDAQNSQAVITRGHDDREATITFSPDLDEQRRLMQIYAQKSKETQSHSHSWYPETEESQPDGILGQFVVQYDVDRPKEGEILVNDGYFVHFYAPKDLPPLNKHVVFVLDTSGSMMDRKIVQLREAMQTILGELNPGDYFNIVEFATSVKVYDLQHIEEPPKNPSYSYFSFEVKPPVLQPPSPATPENIARAKTIVSRLTANGGTNIASALNVAVDLIQKGIGWTPETTPANATSDNEAPRALPQEEKTAETTTETPKVEKPEQTELAKPDNKDDDKIKLEPIIIFLTDGDPTVGETDPARIITRLSEKNYGENKATIFSLAFGEDADRKFLRKLSLRNEGFMRHIYEAADAALQLRDFYRQVSSPLLADVHFQYPKDQVKEGSVTKNKFRAVYAGSETVVAGYLADTAVELTPRLYGICGVDDGFIRKKYEIFPKVPVARPAGEYLPLERLWAYLTIKQLLDQQDAADEPLDKEKEKDDENTPEKKALKLALKYSFVTPLTSLVVVKPNATNAVDAESVDKQDSFNPSPLLAAVPAYAFGSSSMVGGPGFAAASGLAGMPGAPQFAYKAAFSSAIGHVLSSHIADDIPVWQAESALDVEEEDMEGESLDLSTPYVPTTTYVPSAVPPVDQLAVLHLTEYPWVRSALKPDSDAIQLSLKGNDTSADIAVLDLTRDDVAPKEAEDAECARATDGAAGVCVYLTRCDAAKNITLEQYKETYCSVNKSYAGVCCPRAQVDVAKA; encoded by the exons ATGGGCACGCGCTGGTTAGGGGTACTCGGGTGCTTATGCGCCCTGGTCGTGCTGGGACATTCCGCTGCAGTGCCCACTCAGGATACTCTTGTCGTCGCCCGCTCTGATGAGGAAGGG ACCACGTCATCGCCAGTGGACTCGACAACAGAAGAAGTGACAAAGATACAAGGGCCTACTACGGAAGAGCCCAGCCCACCGGTGAAGCTGACGGAGatgacggtgaactctgaagttacGATGCGGTATGCGCATACGGCGGTCGTGACGCGCGTACGCAACCCCGCCAAGCGCGCGCAGGAAGCCACCTTCAGGGTGCTGTTGCCGGAGACAGCGTTCATCAGCGGATTTACCAT GATCCTCGACGGCAAGCCATACAAAGCCTACGTGAAGGAGAAGGAAGAAGCCAAGCAGATATACTCTCAAGCTGTGTCTCACGGCATTGGCGCAGCGCACATTGCTGCCAA AGCTCGTGACTCAAACCACTTCACAGTGTCAGTGAACGTAGAGCCCAATACGACGGCAGTGTTCAACCTGACATACGAAGAGCTCCTTGTCCGTCGTAACAACGTGTACAACCACGCCATCAACCTGCACCCGGGAGGTATAGTGCCGAAACTGTCCGTGACGGTGCATATCCGCGAGGCGCAGAAGATAACCGAGCTGAGGGTACCTGAAGTCAGGACCGGCAATGAAATCGATGCTTCTGAAGATGATGCCC AGAACTCTCAGGCCGTGATCACGCGCGGTCACGACGACCGTGAAGCCACCATCACGTTCTCACCGGACCTCGACGAGCAGCGGAGACTCATGCAGATTTATGCT CAAAAAAGCAAGGAAACCCAGTCACACAGCCACAGTTGGTACCCGGAGACGGAAGAAAGCCAGCCAGATGGTATTCTGGGACAGTTTGTGGTCCAATACGACGTCGACAGGCCTAAGGAAGGCGAAATTCTG GTCAATGACGGCTACTTCGTCCACTTCTACGCGCCCAAGGACTTGCCTCCTCTCAACAAGCACGTGGTCTTCGTACTTGATACTTCAGGTTCCATGATGGACCGCAAGATCGTGCAGCTGCGGGAGGCCATGCAGACCATCCTGGGTGAACTCAACCCTGGCGACTACTTCAACATTGTTGAGTTCGCCACCTCTGTTAAG GTATACGACCTGCAGCATATCGAGGAGCCGCCGAAGAATCCGTCATACAGCTACTTCTCGTTCGAGGTGAAGCCACCTGTGCTGCAGCCGCCCTCGCCCGCCACGCCTGAGAACATAGCGCGCGCCAAGACCATCGTCAGCAGGCTCACTGCCAATGGAG GAACCAATATCGCAAGCGCTCTCAACGTGGCAGTAGACCTGATCCAAAAGGGTATCGGCTGGACTCCAGAGACGACTCCTGCCAATGCCACCAGTGACAACGAGGCACCCAGGGCTCTGCCCCAGGAAGAGAAGACCGCTGAGACTACCACTGAGACACCCAAGGTCGAGAAGCCTGAACAAACTGAACTCGCCAAGCCTGATAACAAGGATG ATGACAAAATCAAGCTAGAGCCGATCATCATCTTCCTGACGGACGGCGACCCGACAGTCGGCGAGACCGACCCCGCGCGCATCATCACGCGCCTCTCCGAGAAGAACTACGGTGAAAACAAGGCTACCATATTTTCTTTGGCTTTCG GCGAGGACGCTGACCGCAAGTTCCTGCGCAAGTTGTCCCTGCGCAACGAGGGCTTCATGCGGCACATCTACGAGGCGGCGGACGCGGCGCTACAGCTACGAGACTTCTACCGACAGGTGTCCTCGCCGCTGCTGGCTGACGTGCACTTCCAATATCCCAAGGATCAG GTAAAAGAAGGTTCAGTGACGAAGAACAAGTTCCGTGCGGTGTACGCGGGTTCAGAGACGGTGGTGGCAGGGTACCTGGCGGACACGGCCGTCGAGCTGACGCCGCGACTGTACGGTATATGCGGCGTCGACGACGGCTTCATCAGG AAGAAGTATGAGATATTCCCCAAAGTCCCAGTAGCGCGGCCAGCCGGCGAGTACTTGCCTCTGGAGCGGCTGTGGGCGTACCTCACCATCAAGCAGCTGTTGGACCAACAAGACGCCGCCGACGAGCCGCTGGACAAGGAGAAGGAGAAAGATGACGAGAATACGCCTGAGAAGAAAGCGCTCAAGCTGGCTCTTAAG TACTCATTCGTGACGCCGCTGACGTCTCTGGTGGTGGTGAAGCCGAATGCCACCAACGCCGTCGATGCTGAGTCAGTTGACAAGCAGG aTTCGTTCAACCCAAGCCCAC TTCTTGCAGCGGTGCCAGCGTATGCGTTCGGCAGCTCGTCGATGGTGGGCGGGCCCGGGTTCGCGGCCGCGTCCGGCCTGGCCGGTATGCCCGGGGCTCCGCAGTTCGCTTACA AGGCCGCTTTCTCATCTGCCATAGGCCACGTGCTATCATCGCATATCGCTGACGACATCCCAGTGTGGCAGGCAGAGTCGGCTCTCGACGTTGAAGAGGAGGATATGGAAG GTGAGTCGTTGGACCTGTCTACGCCGTACGTTCCAACCACGACGTACGTTCCATCCGCAGTGCCTCCCGTCGATCAGCTGGCAGTCCTACATCTCACGGAGTATCCCTGGGTCCGCAGCGCGCTCAAGCCAGACTCCGACGCCATACAGCTCTCCCTCAAAGGCAACGATACCTCGGCTGATATTGCCGTGTTGGATCTCACAAGAGATGACGTT GCGCCCAAAGAAGCGGAGGACGCGGAGTGCGCACGCGCCACCGACGGCGCGGCCGGCGTTTGTGTGTACCTGACGCGGTGCGACGCGGCCAAGAACATCACATTAGAACAGTACAAGGAAACATACTGCTCTGTCAACAAATC GTACGCCGGTGTGTGCTGTCCGCGGGCGCAGGTTGACGTGGCGAAAGCTTGA